Proteins from one Desulfitobacterium chlororespirans DSM 11544 genomic window:
- a CDS encoding nucleoside hydrolase: protein MKIIYDCDNTMGVPGCDIVDGLSLLYLLGKEELDICAITTTYGNSKVDTVYRNTVNMLSEIGRRDIPVFKGCTNRYGLESEATDYLIKMVNDHPGEISILATGALTNLYAAYIKDQDFFRKLDRLVVMGGVTHDLILDGKVFDEWNFSVDPAATHWVLKEGKDLFVITRDMGLNVSVSTADFIHRLTKNRSSIGRYMVERSISWLEYTMLHLKSNDFYLGDLVAAVYLVNPQFFEDQQQIISLNTKTISKGLLCPTDNRQEGQTINLPTLRDSDGFMEDIYTTWLKVDCGFVKQIGGGW, encoded by the coding sequence ATGAAGATAATCTATGATTGTGATAACACTATGGGTGTTCCAGGGTGCGATATAGTCGATGGCCTGTCTTTACTCTATTTATTGGGTAAAGAGGAGCTTGACATCTGCGCAATTACCACGACCTATGGCAACAGCAAAGTCGATACCGTTTATCGCAATACGGTGAATATGCTCAGTGAGATCGGCCGCAGGGATATTCCTGTGTTCAAAGGGTGTACTAATCGTTATGGGCTGGAAAGTGAGGCAACCGACTATTTGATAAAGATGGTGAACGATCACCCTGGTGAAATCTCCATTTTAGCAACAGGAGCTCTGACCAATCTCTATGCAGCCTATATTAAGGATCAGGATTTTTTCAGGAAATTAGATCGGTTGGTGGTCATGGGCGGGGTAACCCATGACTTGATACTGGACGGGAAAGTATTTGACGAGTGGAATTTTTCAGTTGACCCGGCAGCCACCCATTGGGTTTTAAAGGAAGGCAAAGATCTTTTCGTCATCACACGGGATATGGGCCTTAATGTTTCTGTGTCTACTGCCGATTTTATCCATAGACTCACTAAGAATCGAAGTTCAATCGGCCGCTATATGGTAGAACGCTCCATTTCATGGCTGGAATACACGATGCTGCATCTAAAAAGCAATGATTTTTATCTGGGGGATCTTGTGGCTGCGGTCTATCTTGTCAATCCGCAGTTTTTTGAAGATCAGCAGCAAATCATTTCTTTAAATACCAAAACGATCAGCAAAGGCTTGTTATGCCCCACGGATAACAGACAGGAAGGGCAAACGATTAATTTGCCAACACTTCGCGATAGTGATGGTTTTATGGAGGATATCTATACTACCTGGCTGAAGGTAGACTGCGGTTTTGTAAAGCAAATAGGAGGAGGTTGGTAA
- a CDS encoding molybdopterin-dependent oxidoreductase, with the protein MSTKIDLEQEGVEVKKACCYFCHQNCGCLVYVKDGKILHFEGDTEYPTNTGGLCCRGNVNLIHLDHEARVNFPLKRKGERGSGEWERITWEQAIDEIGTRLAEIRRDYGAEAVATAGGTSRTDDWARRRFMNLFGSPNGFHNSHLCWIPTFMVETAVYGWSPFEIDLGSSRCIVLWGQNPGASTLPEMSGVSGLKANGLKIIVIDPRFTETASKADLWIPVRPGSDLALALAWINVIIYEGLADYDFVYEHCVGFDELTAHVEEFTPEWAEPLTGVSADLIREGARMYAMNKPGNIQWGTALDQIGKPAGATQHARAILRAITGNLDCPGADLLTGPSLEFVTDEEMELNEFLTEEQRAKQLGADKFKLVTWPGYGRIAEIAKKYWGKAPTAEWMCEAHPPTVFNAILTGEPYPVKALLVSATNPVNSYGESQKVLAALKAVDFMVTCDYWLTPTAMLSDYVLPMAGSFERPTITSTYGCSDFLMCSQRAIQPMYERHSDFEFWRDLGIRLGQKEHWPWETLEDAYFYRIKDLGYGVESYDEFVEFYRFHFPEREYFKYKEKGGFGTPSGKVEIYSSVLEELGYPPLPPYIAPVENEVDHPELAKEYPLVLTTGAGVMPFHHSEHFNIKELRFIRHEPHMEINPDTAAEYGIQEGDWVWVETRRGRIKQKASLTEGIRPGTVFTERGWWYPERDLRNPELGGCLESNTNVLTSTADEDCDPLSGSWANRGLLCKVYKVESSDRREGK; encoded by the coding sequence ATGAGCACGAAAATTGATTTGGAACAAGAAGGTGTGGAAGTCAAAAAAGCCTGCTGCTATTTCTGTCACCAGAACTGCGGCTGCTTGGTTTATGTCAAAGACGGCAAAATCCTTCATTTCGAAGGAGACACGGAGTACCCAACCAATACGGGTGGCTTGTGTTGCCGCGGCAATGTCAATCTCATCCATCTGGATCATGAAGCCAGGGTTAATTTCCCCTTGAAACGCAAGGGGGAACGGGGTTCAGGGGAATGGGAAAGAATCACCTGGGAGCAGGCTATCGATGAAATCGGCACCAGGCTGGCGGAAATTCGCCGGGACTATGGAGCAGAGGCTGTGGCCACAGCCGGTGGAACCTCCCGTACCGATGACTGGGCACGGCGGCGCTTTATGAATCTTTTCGGCAGCCCTAACGGTTTCCACAACTCACATCTGTGCTGGATTCCCACCTTTATGGTCGAAACAGCCGTTTATGGCTGGAGTCCCTTTGAAATTGACCTGGGAAGCAGCCGATGTATAGTTTTGTGGGGACAGAATCCCGGAGCCTCCACTTTGCCTGAAATGAGCGGTGTCAGCGGCCTTAAAGCCAACGGGCTGAAAATTATTGTGATCGATCCACGCTTTACGGAAACAGCCTCTAAAGCGGACCTCTGGATTCCCGTACGTCCCGGCTCAGACCTGGCTTTAGCTTTGGCCTGGATCAATGTCATTATCTATGAAGGTTTAGCTGATTATGATTTTGTCTATGAACATTGTGTGGGCTTTGACGAATTGACTGCTCATGTAGAAGAATTTACTCCTGAGTGGGCTGAACCTTTGACCGGAGTCAGCGCCGATCTTATCCGGGAAGGGGCGCGGATGTATGCCATGAACAAACCCGGCAATATCCAGTGGGGTACAGCTCTTGACCAAATCGGCAAACCTGCCGGTGCAACTCAGCATGCCCGGGCCATCTTAAGAGCCATTACCGGCAACCTGGACTGCCCCGGAGCCGATCTGCTGACCGGCCCCAGTCTCGAATTTGTGACTGACGAAGAAATGGAGCTCAATGAGTTCTTAACGGAAGAGCAACGGGCCAAGCAATTGGGCGCAGATAAATTCAAACTGGTGACCTGGCCCGGATACGGCCGCATCGCCGAAATAGCCAAAAAGTATTGGGGCAAGGCACCTACCGCAGAATGGATGTGCGAGGCCCATCCCCCTACAGTCTTTAACGCCATCCTGACCGGGGAACCTTATCCGGTGAAGGCCTTGCTGGTTTCGGCAACTAATCCGGTCAATTCCTACGGTGAAAGCCAAAAGGTCCTGGCAGCCTTGAAGGCGGTGGATTTTATGGTGACCTGCGACTATTGGTTAACCCCCACCGCCATGCTTTCCGATTATGTGCTGCCCATGGCGGGATCCTTTGAGCGGCCGACGATTACCTCCACTTATGGCTGTTCGGATTTCTTGATGTGTTCACAACGAGCCATTCAGCCCATGTATGAGCGGCACAGCGACTTTGAATTCTGGCGTGACCTGGGTATCCGCTTGGGGCAAAAAGAGCATTGGCCTTGGGAAACCCTTGAGGATGCTTATTTCTACCGGATTAAAGATCTGGGCTATGGTGTGGAGAGTTATGATGAATTCGTGGAATTTTACCGCTTCCACTTCCCGGAACGGGAGTATTTTAAATACAAAGAAAAAGGCGGATTCGGCACCCCCTCAGGTAAAGTGGAGATCTACTCCAGTGTGTTGGAGGAATTAGGGTATCCCCCCCTGCCACCCTATATAGCTCCCGTTGAAAATGAGGTGGATCATCCGGAACTTGCTAAAGAGTATCCCTTAGTCTTAACCACAGGGGCAGGCGTGATGCCTTTTCATCATTCGGAACACTTCAATATTAAGGAGCTGCGCTTTATTCGCCATGAACCCCATATGGAAATCAATCCTGATACTGCTGCCGAGTATGGCATCCAGGAAGGGGACTGGGTGTGGGTGGAGACCCGGCGGGGCCGCATTAAGCAAAAAGCCAGCTTAACCGAAGGCATCAGGCCCGGCACAGTCTTCACGGAACGGGGCTGGTGGTATCCGGAAAGAGATCTGCGCAATCCGGAATTGGGCGGTTGTCTGGAATCCAACACCAACGTTCTTACCAGTACGGCAGATGAAGATTGTGATCCCTTGAGCGGCAGCTGGGCCAACCGCGGTTTGTTGTGCAAGGTCTATAAGGTAGAAAGCTCAGACAGAAGGGAGGGCAAATAA
- a CDS encoding sigma-54 interaction domain-containing protein has protein sequence MVSNRGSDSLTNKQRSALITQERIDNILRWKEKFLNEPHSVDPRECDDISNEVAESWLRSRDRGIDPYNSMSKPYPNSTEHAEKIEKNRPLIEITKPLMDKFRDMAVLPSGFILYLCDYTGAFLLQAGDMVRVPTEGVAWNESTIGTCAHTICMELKKPIQILGPEHYCVGLHNIVGSAAPIMDESRKVIASIILGQPIECRSEGEYFNNFLSHTLGLITALAKAIETQLKLNQTNELLKESNSNLIKVIHELNTAMDTLETTLEVMDEGIITLDPTGTILNMNREATRIFKMRSEEKPHKNINEFLHSQSQVTALVTAGKSVDIEESIVIGNDEQPYMINIRPVLNKKTQQIEAAVLRLNHVDKVNAQAANRTGSIATYSFESIIGESEEIKKAISIARRFATSAENVLLMGESGTGKELFAQAIHNHSCPQGPFMAVNCAAMPRELIESELFGYEGGSFTGAERTGRPGKIELAHGGTLFLDEIGDMPLELQAVLLRALEDKQIMRIGGRRYKKVDFRLIAATNKNLFKMVKERQYREDLYFRLSVLTINIPSLRNRKNDIDVLSQFFIKNYCQKQGWKTPKVTKAALRKIQEYEWPGNVRQLQNALIYAVNSAHNDVIDMDSLPQYILLDSSPFHDEPNFTTDSLSLEHLEKNAIKTALLHAKNSIPDAAKLLGISRSTLYRKLKDYGFEY, from the coding sequence ATGGTAAGTAACCGAGGTTCGGACTCCCTGACAAATAAACAGCGTTCAGCATTGATTACCCAGGAACGGATTGACAATATATTAAGGTGGAAGGAGAAATTCCTTAACGAACCCCATAGCGTAGATCCTCGTGAATGTGACGACATAAGCAATGAGGTGGCGGAATCCTGGCTAAGGTCAAGAGACAGGGGAATCGATCCCTATAACTCCATGAGCAAACCCTATCCCAACTCCACAGAGCACGCTGAAAAAATTGAAAAAAACCGTCCATTAATCGAAATCACCAAACCTCTGATGGACAAATTCAGAGATATGGCAGTGTTGCCAAGTGGGTTTATTCTATACTTATGCGATTATACAGGCGCATTTTTACTTCAAGCCGGGGATATGGTGAGAGTCCCCACGGAAGGGGTGGCCTGGAATGAAAGCACCATCGGCACCTGTGCTCATACCATATGTATGGAGTTGAAAAAACCGATCCAAATATTAGGTCCGGAACATTACTGTGTGGGGCTGCATAATATTGTCGGTTCAGCGGCGCCGATTATGGATGAATCAAGAAAAGTTATTGCTTCAATCATCCTGGGTCAACCGATTGAGTGTCGATCGGAAGGAGAGTATTTTAATAATTTTCTCTCCCACACCCTGGGGCTGATTACGGCCTTGGCCAAAGCGATTGAGACCCAGTTGAAGCTGAATCAAACCAATGAATTGCTGAAAGAGAGCAACAGTAATCTTATTAAGGTGATTCATGAGCTGAACACGGCCATGGATACCTTAGAGACGACACTGGAAGTCATGGACGAAGGGATTATCACCCTTGATCCAACGGGAACAATTCTTAATATGAACCGGGAGGCAACCCGAATTTTTAAAATGAGGTCCGAGGAAAAACCTCATAAAAACATCAATGAATTTTTGCATAGCCAATCTCAGGTTACAGCCCTGGTCACGGCCGGGAAAAGCGTGGACATAGAAGAAAGTATCGTCATCGGCAATGATGAGCAGCCTTATATGATCAATATTCGACCGGTGCTGAACAAAAAGACCCAGCAGATCGAAGCCGCCGTGTTGCGGCTTAATCATGTGGATAAAGTCAATGCCCAAGCAGCGAACCGTACGGGTTCCATTGCGACCTATAGCTTTGAAAGCATCATCGGGGAATCTGAAGAAATAAAGAAAGCCATCTCCATTGCCAGACGTTTTGCAACCTCAGCGGAAAATGTCCTGCTCATGGGTGAAAGCGGGACAGGAAAGGAGCTTTTTGCCCAAGCGATCCATAATCATTCCTGCCCCCAGGGACCTTTTATGGCGGTCAACTGTGCGGCCATGCCCCGAGAATTGATTGAGAGCGAGCTTTTTGGCTATGAAGGCGGAAGTTTTACCGGGGCTGAACGTACCGGAAGACCAGGCAAAATTGAATTGGCCCATGGCGGAACCCTTTTTCTCGATGAAATTGGGGACATGCCCCTTGAGCTGCAGGCCGTTTTGCTGAGAGCTTTGGAAGATAAGCAGATCATGCGGATCGGCGGCCGGCGCTACAAAAAAGTAGACTTCAGACTGATTGCCGCCACCAATAAAAACTTATTCAAAATGGTTAAGGAAAGACAATATCGGGAGGATTTATATTTCCGGCTGTCTGTATTGACCATAAATATTCCTTCCTTAAGGAATAGAAAGAATGATATTGATGTGCTGAGTCAGTTTTTTATCAAAAATTACTGTCAAAAACAGGGGTGGAAGACCCCTAAGGTTACTAAAGCGGCGCTCAGGAAAATTCAGGAATACGAATGGCCGGGAAATGTCAGACAGCTGCAAAATGCCCTGATTTATGCCGTCAACTCGGCCCACAATGATGTGATCGATATGGATAGCCTCCCCCAGTATATCCTGCTGGACTCCAGTCCATTTCATGATGAACCTAATTTCACAACTGATTCCTTATCTCTGGAACACTTGGAAAAGAATGCGATAAAAACCGCTTTGCTGCATGCTAAAAATTCCATACCGGATGCCGCCAAACTATTGGGGATTAGCCGTTCAACCTTATATAGAAAATTAAAAGATTATGGTTTTGAATACTGA
- a CDS encoding molybdopterin-dependent oxidoreductase: MEKQWKKSLDDGSYTVRTCGWSPPGDHPVGCGMILTVKEGRLIKVEGDPEHPITNGRLCVRCLTLPEYTHHPQRVIYPMKRLGAKGENKWQRISWDEAWDTIVDKINYFKENHGAESIVVFGGTGREACLYYYPLGFASIGTPNVCYPQSGWSCYGPRCAITDYILGAGYPEIDFAGHFEDRYNHPGWKAPEYLMLWGKEPLKSNPDGFFGHSVIDMMKLGTKIIMVDPRINWLATRAEHVLQLRPGSDTALALGLLHVIIKEDLYDHDFVENWCYGWDEFVERVMEYPPEKVSEITWVPAEKIYEVARVFAKAKPASLGWGLAVDQNPNGVQLGHALLAMIAITGNLDVPGGVTIGPPASLMGKWRVESRSNLSEELWNKRIGAEQWPAVSTALATTHPDETLNTLETGKPYKLRMGWFNSSNFITPTNSAQPDRWYRALQSLEFSVVQDTFMTPTAMAFADIFLPLPTFAEHDGVVLTHYGRNAVFAGAMNKALTVGETKSDLEVCFELGKRLNPKAWPWDNVSDFFTEQLKPDTGFGFEELREKGLYQPGYTYKKHEKGLLRFDGEPGFNTVTGMVELCSTLFESWGDDALPYHEEPPYSPYSTPELAKEYPLTLTTGARKYTSFHSEHRQLKTLREIDPNPEMEIHPETAAGLGIIEGDWVVIENMFGKARMVAHLTEAIHPKVVHATHGWWFPEKEAAEPSLFGVWESNINTLMPHQHNGKLGFGDTFKSILCKVYREA, encoded by the coding sequence ATGGAAAAACAATGGAAAAAATCCCTGGATGACGGTTCGTATACCGTAAGAACATGTGGCTGGTCACCGCCGGGAGATCACCCCGTAGGCTGCGGCATGATTCTGACGGTCAAAGAAGGCAGACTCATCAAAGTAGAAGGAGATCCTGAACATCCCATCACCAATGGCAGATTGTGCGTCAGATGTCTGACTCTCCCGGAATATACTCATCATCCCCAACGGGTTATCTATCCGATGAAACGCCTTGGTGCCAAAGGAGAAAACAAATGGCAACGGATTTCCTGGGATGAAGCATGGGATACCATCGTCGATAAAATCAATTACTTTAAAGAAAACCATGGTGCAGAATCCATCGTCGTCTTTGGCGGAACGGGCCGTGAAGCCTGTCTGTACTATTACCCCCTTGGCTTTGCTTCCATCGGCACACCTAACGTCTGCTACCCGCAAAGCGGTTGGTCCTGCTACGGCCCACGCTGTGCTATTACCGACTATATTCTGGGTGCAGGCTATCCTGAAATCGACTTTGCGGGTCACTTTGAAGACCGCTATAACCATCCGGGCTGGAAGGCTCCTGAATACCTGATGTTATGGGGTAAGGAACCCTTAAAGTCCAATCCTGACGGTTTCTTCGGCCACTCCGTCATTGACATGATGAAGCTGGGAACCAAGATCATCATGGTCGATCCAAGGATCAACTGGCTGGCTACCAGAGCTGAGCATGTCCTCCAACTCAGACCCGGCTCAGATACGGCTCTTGCTTTAGGACTACTCCATGTCATCATCAAAGAAGATCTTTATGATCATGATTTCGTGGAAAACTGGTGCTATGGCTGGGATGAATTCGTAGAGCGGGTTATGGAATACCCGCCTGAGAAAGTTTCTGAAATCACCTGGGTTCCTGCTGAAAAGATTTATGAAGTTGCCCGTGTCTTTGCCAAAGCTAAACCGGCCAGCCTTGGCTGGGGCTTAGCTGTCGACCAGAATCCCAATGGGGTTCAACTGGGTCATGCCTTACTGGCTATGATTGCGATCACCGGTAACCTTGATGTTCCCGGTGGGGTTACCATCGGACCACCTGCCTCCCTGATGGGCAAATGGCGTGTTGAATCACGCTCAAATCTCTCCGAAGAACTTTGGAACAAGAGAATTGGTGCCGAGCAATGGCCGGCAGTGAGTACCGCTTTAGCGACAACTCACCCCGATGAAACCTTGAATACTTTGGAAACAGGCAAACCTTACAAATTGAGAATGGGCTGGTTCAACAGCAGCAACTTCATCACCCCCACCAACTCAGCTCAACCGGATCGTTGGTATCGGGCCCTGCAGTCCTTGGAGTTCAGTGTTGTCCAGGATACTTTCATGACACCTACGGCGATGGCTTTTGCCGACATTTTCTTACCGCTGCCCACCTTTGCCGAGCATGATGGCGTCGTGCTGACTCACTATGGACGCAATGCCGTATTTGCAGGCGCTATGAACAAAGCCTTAACAGTGGGTGAAACAAAATCTGACCTCGAAGTCTGCTTCGAGCTTGGTAAGAGGCTCAATCCCAAAGCCTGGCCCTGGGACAATGTTTCCGATTTCTTCACTGAGCAGCTCAAGCCTGATACAGGGTTCGGCTTTGAAGAATTACGTGAAAAAGGTCTCTATCAGCCCGGCTATACCTATAAAAAACATGAAAAAGGTCTCTTAAGATTCGATGGCGAGCCTGGCTTTAATACGGTTACCGGGATGGTTGAACTATGCTCCACCCTCTTTGAATCCTGGGGCGATGATGCTCTGCCTTATCATGAAGAGCCGCCTTACAGCCCTTACAGCACACCGGAGCTTGCTAAAGAATACCCCTTAACCTTAACCACCGGCGCTAGAAAATATACCTCTTTCCATTCAGAACACAGACAGCTCAAAACCTTACGGGAAATTGATCCTAACCCGGAAATGGAAATCCATCCGGAAACCGCAGCCGGCTTAGGCATCATCGAAGGGGACTGGGTTGTCATCGAAAACATGTTTGGCAAGGCCAGGATGGTTGCTCATCTGACTGAAGCGATTCATCCTAAAGTTGTCCATGCCACTCACGGCTGGTGGTTCCCGGAAAAAGAAGCTGCAGAACCTTCCCTCTTTGGCGTTTGGGAATCCAATATCAATACCTTGATGCCCCACCAGCATAATGGAAAACTCGGTTTCGGCGATACCTTCAAGAGCATTCTCTGCAAGGTTTATAGAGAAGCTTAA
- a CDS encoding MFS transporter translates to MTQSKSSLHYGWFVVFGGFLTQIILMCGVQFVPILMAPIKQSLELSNTSAGTIVSVFGLCYAGCSFIWGYLADRVGARTAVSLAGLVLGIAVMLFGLLADSFLKAVIIIALVGFGAAGVYSATIPKLIGAWFHPSKRGRAMSTITAGGVLTGATFGIVLPQLAKAYGWQTAAVILGVLAIICTVVIYSVVRNKPSEKGLIPVGTPADQVVKAAPAIKDASFKDVLKMKVTWHVSSMFIFWQVAYMTATAFVAVSFVNAGFTAVQGGLAVTIYNLCQLIGQQIWGPLSDRLERKTVISIAGIWWTVATFGYMFVYGSTLNTMYILIGVMGVGMGMVPVILASFSDYFPTEVGGSGAGVVSTMGLVGRFFGPMIAGYAADATGSITGAFGVGAVAMLLAVLVAFSLPSLKKQAGISVGGESAK, encoded by the coding sequence TTGACTCAGTCAAAAAGTTCATTACACTATGGCTGGTTTGTTGTTTTTGGAGGGTTTTTAACCCAGATTATTCTCATGTGCGGCGTCCAATTTGTCCCTATTCTGATGGCACCGATTAAACAGTCCCTGGAATTATCGAATACATCGGCAGGCACCATCGTATCCGTCTTTGGTCTTTGCTATGCCGGATGCTCCTTTATCTGGGGATATCTGGCTGACCGGGTAGGGGCAAGGACAGCTGTATCTCTGGCCGGCCTGGTCTTAGGTATTGCCGTCATGCTCTTTGGACTGCTTGCCGACAGCTTCCTCAAAGCAGTGATTATCATCGCGCTGGTCGGTTTCGGGGCGGCCGGTGTCTACAGTGCTACGATTCCCAAATTGATTGGAGCCTGGTTCCATCCCAGCAAACGGGGCAGAGCCATGAGCACCATTACGGCAGGCGGTGTGCTGACGGGGGCAACCTTCGGAATTGTGCTGCCCCAATTGGCTAAGGCCTATGGCTGGCAAACAGCCGCTGTCATTTTAGGAGTGCTGGCCATTATTTGTACTGTTGTAATCTATTCAGTCGTCAGAAATAAGCCCTCCGAAAAAGGTTTGATTCCGGTGGGAACCCCCGCCGATCAGGTTGTGAAGGCTGCTCCGGCCATAAAAGATGCCAGCTTCAAAGATGTTCTTAAAATGAAAGTTACCTGGCATGTGTCCAGTATGTTCATTTTTTGGCAGGTTGCCTATATGACAGCCACAGCTTTCGTTGCCGTATCTTTTGTCAATGCTGGTTTTACTGCTGTCCAAGGTGGTTTAGCTGTAACGATTTATAACTTATGCCAGCTGATCGGGCAACAAATATGGGGACCCCTGTCCGATCGCTTGGAACGGAAAACTGTGATCAGCATTGCGGGCATCTGGTGGACCGTAGCAACCTTTGGTTACATGTTTGTTTATGGCAGTACCTTAAACACCATGTATATCCTCATCGGTGTGATGGGAGTAGGCATGGGCATGGTACCGGTCATCCTGGCCAGTTTCTCGGATTATTTTCCCACAGAAGTCGGCGGCTCCGGTGCAGGGGTTGTTTCCACCATGGGGCTGGTTGGCCGTTTCTTTGGCCCCATGATTGCAGGTTATGCAGCTGATGCTACAGGCAGCATCACGGGAGCCTTTGGCGTGGGAGCTGTAGCTATGCTGCTGGCAGTCTTGGTCGCCTTTTCACTGCCCTCATTGAAGAAACAGGCGGGGATATCCGTCGGTGGGGAAAGTGCCAAATGA
- a CDS encoding oxidoreductase — protein sequence MAQYGLLIDYEYCTGCHSCEVACKNEKNLPIGKWGIKLTEVGPWKVDSEKWEWNYVPVPTNFCDVCEERIKDGKKPSCVLHCLGQAMEYGPVEELAKKMAEKGKKVVMFLP from the coding sequence ATGGCTCAATATGGATTATTGATCGATTATGAATATTGTACAGGCTGTCACTCCTGTGAAGTTGCTTGTAAAAATGAAAAGAACCTTCCCATCGGCAAATGGGGGATCAAACTTACCGAGGTCGGTCCCTGGAAAGTTGATTCTGAAAAATGGGAATGGAACTATGTTCCTGTTCCGACCAACTTCTGCGATGTGTGTGAAGAGCGCATTAAAGATGGGAAAAAGCCTTCCTGTGTCCTGCATTGCCTAGGTCAGGCTATGGAATATGGCCCCGTAGAAGAACTGGCGAAAAAGATGGCTGAAAAAGGCAAAAAAGTAGTCATGTTTCTTCCTTAA
- a CDS encoding MFS transporter, which yields MKNFSISEVMDSFGVNKFTWSIFFFLGLAMVFDGYDYMIVSYTMPQISAEWGLSAVEKGSLSSWSLFGLIIGGAISGIVSDKIGRKRTLVYAIAIYSLLNIPIFFAPSFGFYALFRVLAGLGLGACIPVVTTIFSESTPTNRRALFITFGMAWMIVGWVLAGLVATYLVPRVGWRWCYLVGGFPFIYSIFLHFKMKESVYWLANKGRKEDAVKRLQEIEKVATGKVTHWDPNALVVPPKSKVVGPKALFSKTYRLTTAGVWITYFCGCFTVYGINAWLPSLMLEKGLQLSSAYGLSIAQNAAAVIANCSTGFVAEVIGRRKNLIGSYGLGIVAILIMAFVGSSFWAILAANIFLGFAINYSITAVQPLMAEGYPTDIRNTGVSWCQAFGRLGGALAPIVAGIIIGLNLGYSSAFLFYIVPLIFGLLAAFLLIRNETKGKSIDQIQEENVLKAGS from the coding sequence ATGAAAAATTTCAGCATTTCCGAAGTCATGGATTCTTTTGGGGTCAATAAGTTTACATGGTCTATCTTCTTCTTCTTGGGATTGGCTATGGTCTTTGATGGTTATGACTATATGATCGTGTCCTACACTATGCCGCAGATTTCTGCGGAATGGGGATTAAGCGCTGTGGAAAAAGGCAGCTTATCTTCATGGAGCCTGTTTGGCTTAATTATTGGCGGTGCCATATCCGGTATTGTCTCAGATAAGATAGGGCGGAAAAGAACCTTAGTCTATGCCATTGCTATCTATTCCTTGCTGAACATTCCGATTTTCTTTGCACCAAGCTTTGGCTTCTATGCTTTATTCCGGGTGCTGGCCGGCCTTGGCTTGGGAGCCTGCATTCCAGTCGTCACAACGATCTTCTCTGAATCCACTCCTACGAACCGCCGCGCCCTTTTTATTACCTTTGGGATGGCCTGGATGATTGTCGGCTGGGTTTTAGCAGGCCTGGTCGCTACCTATCTGGTTCCCCGGGTAGGCTGGAGATGGTGCTATCTGGTAGGCGGTTTTCCCTTCATCTACTCCATCTTCCTGCACTTCAAAATGAAGGAGTCCGTCTATTGGTTAGCCAACAAAGGGAGAAAAGAAGATGCTGTCAAGAGACTTCAGGAAATTGAAAAGGTCGCCACGGGTAAAGTTACCCATTGGGACCCCAACGCCCTGGTGGTACCCCCTAAATCCAAAGTTGTCGGACCGAAGGCCCTTTTCTCCAAAACCTATCGCCTGACAACAGCAGGTGTTTGGATTACCTATTTCTGTGGTTGCTTTACGGTCTATGGTATCAATGCCTGGCTGCCCTCTTTAATGTTAGAAAAAGGTTTGCAGCTGTCTTCTGCCTATGGACTATCCATCGCACAAAATGCCGCTGCGGTCATTGCTAACTGTTCAACAGGTTTTGTGGCCGAAGTCATTGGCCGCAGAAAAAATCTGATCGGCAGTTATGGATTAGGAATTGTGGCAATTTTAATCATGGCCTTCGTGGGCAGTAGTTTTTGGGCTATCTTAGCGGCTAATATTTTCCTTGGCTTTGCGATTAACTACTCGATTACAGCAGTTCAACCGCTGATGGCGGAGGGATATCCCACAGATATCCGCAACACCGGGGTATCCTGGTGTCAAGCCTTTGGCCGGCTGGGCGGAGCCCTGGCGCCTATTGTCGCCGGTATAATTATCGGTTTAAATCTGGGTTACTCAAGCGCCTTTCTTTTCTATATCGTGCCCTTGATCTTCGGTTTACTGGCGGCCTTCCTGTTGATTAGAAATGAGACCAAAGGCAAGAGTATTGATCAAATTCAAGAAGAAAATGTTTTAAAGGCCGGCAGCTAA